From Desulfobacterales bacterium, the proteins below share one genomic window:
- a CDS encoding transposase encodes MIQTGTAPVATVMRRLLTGHAQAYNRRHRRHGHLFQNRYKSILCQKDPYFLELVRYIHLNPLRAGLVRDLAHLDKYPFSGHGVIMGRRRQDWQNSEAVLAYFGRRKKLARSGYRAFVAKAIDQGKRSDLTGGGFIRSIGGWDAVKALRKTESHLKSDERILGDSDFVSRVLSESKEVVGRRYTLRAQGVDVDAIAEKVARLLGLPVEAVWAPGRYKDIVTARSLICYWAVRELGVNQACLARRFNISEAAISKSVRRGCEIAKREGYRLDLS; translated from the coding sequence ATGATTCAAACCGGCACTGCTCCTGTCGCCACGGTCATGAGGCGGTTGCTGACCGGTCACGCCCAGGCGTATAACCGGCGCCATCGCCGGCATGGCCACCTGTTTCAAAATCGGTATAAATCGATTCTTTGCCAAAAAGATCCCTATTTTCTTGAACTGGTGCGCTACATTCATCTGAATCCTTTGCGGGCGGGGCTGGTAAGGGATCTGGCGCATCTGGACAAATACCCGTTTTCGGGTCATGGCGTCATTATGGGCAGGCGGCGGCAAGACTGGCAGAACAGCGAAGCGGTGCTGGCCTATTTTGGCAGGCGAAAAAAACTGGCCCGTTCCGGCTACAGGGCTTTCGTGGCCAAGGCAATAGATCAGGGCAAGCGGTCGGATCTGACCGGTGGCGGATTCATCCGAAGCATTGGCGGATGGGATGCGGTAAAGGCGTTGCGCAAAACAGAGTCTCACCTGAAAAGTGATGAACGCATCCTGGGGGATAGCGATTTTGTCAGCCGGGTCCTGTCGGAAAGCAAAGAGGTTGTTGGGCGACGCTATACGCTAAGAGCCCAGGGAGTGGACGTAGACGCCATTGCCGAAAAGGTAGCCCGGCTTTTGGGTCTGCCTGTGGAGGCGGTTTGGGCTCCGGGCAGATACAAGGATATAGTGACTGCCCGAAGCCTGATCTGTTATTGGGCGGTCCGTGAACTGGGTGTCAACCAGGCTTGCCTGGCACGTCGGTTTAACATTTCAGAAGCAGCGATAAGCAAGTCGGTCCGACGAGGATGCGAGATTGCGAAGCGGGAAGGGTATAGGCTTGATTTAAGTTAA
- a CDS encoding DUF86 domain-containing protein, which produces MSLSPPEYIRHILDEIDYILSRISDMDYESFVRDETIKRAFVRSIEVIGEASKKLPDDIKAMQSDIEWRKVSGMRDRLIHDYFGVDYTIVWDVALNKLPDLRVKLHDLLNKVQ; this is translated from the coding sequence GTGTCCCTGTCGCCGCCTGAATACATCCGTCACATACTTGACGAAATTGATTACATTCTGAGCCGGATTTCAGATATGGATTACGAATCTTTTGTCAGGGATGAAACTATCAAGAGAGCCTTTGTCCGAAGTATCGAGGTCATCGGAGAAGCTTCAAAAAAACTGCCCGACGATATCAAAGCGATGCAATCGGATATTGAATGGCGGAAGGTTTCTGGAATGAGAGACAGGTTGATCCATGATTATTTTGGTGTTGACTACACCATTGTTTGGGATGTTGCTTTAAATAAGCTGCCAGACCTCCGTGTAAAACTTCACGATCTGCTCAACAAAGTCCAATAG
- a CDS encoding nucleotidyltransferase family protein has translation MKNKVTTKEDLIKRILEQRERLLSFGVTSIGLFGSFVRGEQTGSSDIDILVEFTPEKHTFDNFMEVSFLLEETLGRKVEVVTPESLSPHIGPHILKEVERVPVAA, from the coding sequence ATGAAAAATAAGGTGACCACCAAAGAAGACCTGATTAAGCGTATTCTGGAACAACGGGAGCGGCTTTTATCTTTTGGCGTTACAAGTATCGGGCTGTTTGGTTCATTTGTACGTGGGGAACAGACCGGTTCGAGCGACATCGATATCCTCGTGGAATTTACTCCTGAAAAACATACCTTTGATAATTTCATGGAGGTTTCTTTCCTTCTTGAAGAGACCTTGGGGCGAAAAGTAGAAGTCGTTACTCCGGAAAGCCTTAGTCCGCACATAGGACCCCATATTTTAAAGGAGGTAGAGCGTGTCCCTGTCGCCGCCTGA
- a CDS encoding type II toxin-antitoxin system PemK/MazF family toxin, whose amino-acid sequence MKRGEIRWYKFAHPDKKRPVLILTRDSILEYLGEVTIAPITTTVRDIPSEVFLSKAVGMPRDCAINCDHIQTVSKEKIGSLITTLPASRIVDVSKAIRFALDL is encoded by the coding sequence ATGAAGCGGGGTGAGATCCGTTGGTACAAATTTGCCCATCCTGACAAAAAACGACCGGTTCTAATTCTAACAAGAGATTCCATTTTAGAATATCTCGGGGAGGTCACCATCGCCCCTATTACGACGACTGTACGCGACATCCCCTCCGAGGTCTTTCTGTCAAAAGCTGTCGGTATGCCCCGCGACTGCGCTATTAACTGTGATCATATACAAACTGTTTCGAAGGAAAAAATTGGATCTTTAATTACGACCTTGCCGGCATCCAGGATTGTTGATGTAAGCAAGGCGATCAGATTTGCCCTTGATTTATGA
- a CDS encoding ribbon-helix-helix domain-containing protein, protein MKTVQMTLDEDLVRAIDQVSEQLHTSRSAFARMALREALERHNLRQLENKHRQGYEKNPVSRDEFSVWESEQSWGDE, encoded by the coding sequence ATGAAAACCGTACAAATGACCCTTGATGAAGACCTTGTGAGGGCAATTGATCAAGTTTCCGAACAACTCCATACAAGTCGCTCTGCTTTTGCAAGAATGGCGCTTCGAGAAGCGCTGGAGCGTCATAATCTCAGGCAGTTAGAAAATAAGCATCGGCAAGGTTACGAAAAGAATCCTGTTTCCCGGGATGAGTTTTCAGTCTGGGAATCTGAGCAGTCCTGGGGGGATGAATGA
- a CDS encoding carboxymuconolactone decarboxylase family protein: MSESQSKLHKDVTDLFATYRRLMPEVGDTYDALPGEVYKDGALSGKIKRLMALSGALVHGCRACIVFQTEHALNLGASVEEVLEACSVAISLGGTMAAGETTRVVQYLQEKGLIESGE, encoded by the coding sequence ATGAGCGAGAGCCAGAGCAAATTGCACAAGGATGTAACGGATCTTTTCGCTACTTATCGTCGGTTAATGCCCGAGGTTGGAGACACTTATGATGCCCTGCCCGGCGAGGTTTACAAAGACGGGGCATTAAGTGGGAAGATTAAGCGTTTAATGGCCTTGTCTGGTGCATTGGTACATGGCTGCAGGGCCTGTATTGTTTTCCAAACGGAACATGCGTTGAATCTGGGAGCAAGTGTGGAAGAAGTTCTCGAAGCGTGTTCAGTGGCCATAAGCTTGGGCGGGACGATGGCCGCAGGCGAAACGACTCGGGTGGTCCAGTATCTCCAGGAAAAGGGACTTATCGAAAGCGGTGAATAA